One Lepus europaeus isolate LE1 chromosome 7, mLepTim1.pri, whole genome shotgun sequence DNA segment encodes these proteins:
- the LOC133764460 gene encoding NADH-cytochrome b5 reductase 2 isoform X1, producing MRGGWLSPWQDPTLLLAITVIGVTVLLVALKTMGSRKKELITLQDPDAKYPLPLIEKEHINHNTRRFRFGLPSPEHILGLPVGNYVHLLARIDDDLVVRAYTPVSSDDDHGFVDLIIKIYFKNVHPRYPEGGKMTQYLENMKIGDTILFRGPNGRLFYNGPGTLRIKQYKTSEPEKKLVHHLGMIAGGTGITPMLQLIRHITKNPKDRTKMSLIFANQTEEDILVRKELEEISRTHLDQFNLWYTLDRPPLGWKYSSGFVTADMIKEHLPAPGKYTLILVCGPPPLIQTAAQPNLEKLGYTKDMIFIY from the exons ATGCGGGGAGGCTGGTTGAGCCCCTGGCAG GACCCGACCCTGCTCCTCGCCATCACTGTCATTGGGGTCACGGTGCTGCTGGTGGCTTTGAAGACCATGGGCTCCAGGAAGAAAGAGCTTATCACCTTACAGGACCCTGATGCCAAGTACCCGCTGCCCTTGATTGAGAAAGAG CACATCAACCACAACACCCGGAGGTTCCGCTTTGGACTGCCCTCGCCGGAGCATATCTTAGGGCTTCCTGTAG GTAACTATGTCCACCTCTTGGCCAGAATTGATGATGATTTGGTGGTGAGGGCGTACACGCCTGTCTCCAGCGATGATGACCATGGCTTTGTGGACTTAATTATAAAG ATCTACTTCAAAAATGTTCACCCCCGTTATCCTGAAGGAGGGAAGATGACTCAGTATTTGGAGAATATGAAAATTGGGGACACCATTCTTTTTCGAGGGCCAAATGGGCGCCTGTTCTACAATGGGCCAG GGACTCTCAGAATCAAACAATACAAAACAAGCGAGCCTGAAAAGAAACTGGTCCATCACCTGGGAATGATTGCTGGGGGTACAG GCATCACGCCCATGCTGCAGCTCATTCGCCACATCACCAAGAACCCCAAGGACAGGACCAAGATGTCCCTCATCTTTGCCAACCAG acagAGGAGGATATCTTGGTGAGAAAGGAGCTTGAAGAAATTTCCAGGACTCATCTAGACCAGTTCAACCTGTGGTACACCTTGGACAGGCCGCCTCTTG GCTGGAAGTACAGCTCGGGCTTCGTTACTGCCGACATGATCAAGGAGCACCTCCCCGCTCCCGGGAAGTACACACTCATCCTGGTGTGCGGCCCGCCACCCCTGATCCAGACAGCCGCTCAGCCCAACCTGGAGAAGCTGGGTTATACCAAGGACATGATCTTCATCTACTAA
- the LOC133764460 gene encoding NADH-cytochrome b5 reductase 2 isoform X3, translating to MRGGWLSPWQDPTLLLAITVIGVTVLLVALKTMGSRKKELITLQDPDAKYPLPLIEKEHINHNTRRFRFGLPSPEHILGLPVGNYVHLLARIDDDLVVRAYTPVSSDDDHGFVDLIIKIYFKNVHPRYPEGGKMTQYLENMKIGDTILFRGPNGRLFYNGPGITPMLQLIRHITKNPKDRTKMSLIFANQTEEDILVRKELEEISRTHLDQFNLWYTLDRPPLGWKYSSGFVTADMIKEHLPAPGKYTLILVCGPPPLIQTAAQPNLEKLGYTKDMIFIY from the exons ATGCGGGGAGGCTGGTTGAGCCCCTGGCAG GACCCGACCCTGCTCCTCGCCATCACTGTCATTGGGGTCACGGTGCTGCTGGTGGCTTTGAAGACCATGGGCTCCAGGAAGAAAGAGCTTATCACCTTACAGGACCCTGATGCCAAGTACCCGCTGCCCTTGATTGAGAAAGAG CACATCAACCACAACACCCGGAGGTTCCGCTTTGGACTGCCCTCGCCGGAGCATATCTTAGGGCTTCCTGTAG GTAACTATGTCCACCTCTTGGCCAGAATTGATGATGATTTGGTGGTGAGGGCGTACACGCCTGTCTCCAGCGATGATGACCATGGCTTTGTGGACTTAATTATAAAG ATCTACTTCAAAAATGTTCACCCCCGTTATCCTGAAGGAGGGAAGATGACTCAGTATTTGGAGAATATGAAAATTGGGGACACCATTCTTTTTCGAGGGCCAAATGGGCGCCTGTTCTACAATGGGCCAG GCATCACGCCCATGCTGCAGCTCATTCGCCACATCACCAAGAACCCCAAGGACAGGACCAAGATGTCCCTCATCTTTGCCAACCAG acagAGGAGGATATCTTGGTGAGAAAGGAGCTTGAAGAAATTTCCAGGACTCATCTAGACCAGTTCAACCTGTGGTACACCTTGGACAGGCCGCCTCTTG GCTGGAAGTACAGCTCGGGCTTCGTTACTGCCGACATGATCAAGGAGCACCTCCCCGCTCCCGGGAAGTACACACTCATCCTGGTGTGCGGCCCGCCACCCCTGATCCAGACAGCCGCTCAGCCCAACCTGGAGAAGCTGGGTTATACCAAGGACATGATCTTCATCTACTAA
- the LOC133764460 gene encoding NADH-cytochrome b5 reductase 2 isoform X2, with amino-acid sequence MLGISLRDPTLLLAITVIGVTVLLVALKTMGSRKKELITLQDPDAKYPLPLIEKEHINHNTRRFRFGLPSPEHILGLPVGNYVHLLARIDDDLVVRAYTPVSSDDDHGFVDLIIKIYFKNVHPRYPEGGKMTQYLENMKIGDTILFRGPNGRLFYNGPGTLRIKQYKTSEPEKKLVHHLGMIAGGTGITPMLQLIRHITKNPKDRTKMSLIFANQTEEDILVRKELEEISRTHLDQFNLWYTLDRPPLGWKYSSGFVTADMIKEHLPAPGKYTLILVCGPPPLIQTAAQPNLEKLGYTKDMIFIY; translated from the exons ATGTTGGGCATCTCCCTCCGG GACCCGACCCTGCTCCTCGCCATCACTGTCATTGGGGTCACGGTGCTGCTGGTGGCTTTGAAGACCATGGGCTCCAGGAAGAAAGAGCTTATCACCTTACAGGACCCTGATGCCAAGTACCCGCTGCCCTTGATTGAGAAAGAG CACATCAACCACAACACCCGGAGGTTCCGCTTTGGACTGCCCTCGCCGGAGCATATCTTAGGGCTTCCTGTAG GTAACTATGTCCACCTCTTGGCCAGAATTGATGATGATTTGGTGGTGAGGGCGTACACGCCTGTCTCCAGCGATGATGACCATGGCTTTGTGGACTTAATTATAAAG ATCTACTTCAAAAATGTTCACCCCCGTTATCCTGAAGGAGGGAAGATGACTCAGTATTTGGAGAATATGAAAATTGGGGACACCATTCTTTTTCGAGGGCCAAATGGGCGCCTGTTCTACAATGGGCCAG GGACTCTCAGAATCAAACAATACAAAACAAGCGAGCCTGAAAAGAAACTGGTCCATCACCTGGGAATGATTGCTGGGGGTACAG GCATCACGCCCATGCTGCAGCTCATTCGCCACATCACCAAGAACCCCAAGGACAGGACCAAGATGTCCCTCATCTTTGCCAACCAG acagAGGAGGATATCTTGGTGAGAAAGGAGCTTGAAGAAATTTCCAGGACTCATCTAGACCAGTTCAACCTGTGGTACACCTTGGACAGGCCGCCTCTTG GCTGGAAGTACAGCTCGGGCTTCGTTACTGCCGACATGATCAAGGAGCACCTCCCCGCTCCCGGGAAGTACACACTCATCCTGGTGTGCGGCCCGCCACCCCTGATCCAGACAGCCGCTCAGCCCAACCTGGAGAAGCTGGGTTATACCAAGGACATGATCTTCATCTACTAA